One part of the Vibrio hyugaensis genome encodes these proteins:
- a CDS encoding DUF11 domain-containing protein — protein MSGSNKAFSSINITDTHTLGTNAGTYSSSNSNLNVTGANLLPLGRITYQIEATVADDAAENIVLGNTEVKGTVSGTETTFTNSTTITFTPAEYDYILEASVSPSEYNVGGTLTYSLKATNNGSYAVKGLDIEQNFASLTGQKIDGSTGDAFSNVSISAVASSGSKAGTFATTGDLSVVDAEISVGGYITYTVEATVATDLVSDIDTQASSTTRAGTVDSNALSTPPADPDVELEHTLNSTSPYLINGEVNFELKVSNNGGAIAHNYHVKQNIKDLVSRNGLANDLSPSYNNTDVDGNPFSTWDITVSSIGSNSLSDYQGSSKTDVDFDDTVSIYPRESITYQIKATLTPITIGTLQGFTASVTDESGSLVESASISDTVDAEKVLSVTDSDISISKTTSASEYVPGGEIEYEITVTNGSSKYFANNLLVQDNLTCVMTEQAGGAGEGQAFEEWKVEVISGEDSIGSDPGSFGYGSWSSSPISLTPDIAPGKTIKYKLTAKTNDTSTGLILDDDPSCSNDNVTEEGSGVQTPDDNLRASKDVDSRFYSSGQTLTYTITVTNDGDGFANQVQVLDDLNSVKTTDINGKEINAYSDWTITAEAFKDDGTPATASNTGITGEVKYPDNLNVIATLQPHSYIEYTIVADTNPLANGHISNEVTVDGSVYADRGSDPRDFAIELNKRVKTNTDSGFHDEQTAYSKLDTEVTYQISLKNAKENGYATNVAVKDTLSSISASILEPDTTSKQVFTSWTISAEIISDDPQLDGNPAYTDVGTFASNTDLDTTAQIPPNVEVVYTIVAQIDRSNESEIIYSRFDNTVEIKTPDSTVQSSASDTVIVYPHDPKVIVAKTTPDDEFIPGQWVNFKVTIVNTGAGYANEVRVTDDIIGLNAFSEWEITSTTDSNDTPFKTGSYAGSKSNYPDNGNINTRIDIDPKVNGVEGYVVYNIRGKVKDDYVEDEISNTAEIYDPSTNLNQSSSAEIGGTSSEKLNVSILKTADKVRFVPGDDVTYEIRVLNNGANIETGLKVVDLLTDIRAVLANDKDNQYENYPDQPPFKYWQFDYDDGAGFQSQTKDDFIYPPGDASNTMTLAPGELRTFKIKARVEDNVVGSQDSMGNLNDKIENDAYVYRDFGSVTEESHLSHHEMERAYNGGDVVRKLLVNGVESRFYSPGDTLTYQVTVSSQTGYVNDHGVNENITGVATQLLDGSLATPFDAGFTVDVSKDDANGGDGTTDGTLDGTVEDNKDILTTIDVAGGDSVTFEVEGVVREDATGTITIGGITVIPNSYHLSFSKTVDQSSYEPGQPLVYRLTIENDGNGNAYNIPVIDRLSTIDVELVDGTTDQAFDAGWTVVPSIVSGSSEAIFDLDGTIADNADIDTHASIPAGTKIEYKVTAKVNDNAVGNILNLLTVDGDTVSAETKASAEKYDFSKHVVKLYDQDGSTELTGGYTPGGYIEYEISLKNLNNVHINQMPIKDEISSIQTDYFVGGKGRAFDSWTIVSSVDTSGISNAGSVSNNRDIDTKFDLAASGFATGGTFVTYTIKAKISEQAVGQILNVAVVDNSHNLPSEPVDMLPANISKTHKAYTDTTLATHKTTYNHTTDGEKIVYHLRVENNGKGLEYNKSLQELFSKVKVRVAQNAAGESDSQTLPAFDQYGWTVTVTTSGEATTLIDGYTGGPSSDIDISTLSIAPGGWIDFVMESQIRQDALDQIVVKPKYNGSNFSSAKVTPEDSNLSVSKEIVSIDGKSYVSGDTYKPEDEVIYKFTVTNTEPVWRDQTVIQDIVSNVRVEVIGGTTKSAFSETNISHVFTSTGTTGTQDTYIESYDATDDLDLLVDIAPEEVIEFSVKGKIRPDALGDIDGNTGKAGNQSDTTDVIPPVVPVLSFSKQVFNTTSDTNICTFPSDDGVGCHYNPSGQVQYRITVKNEGESIANDVAIIDKLNEIYTEAVTPTLAFSDYSSAIVSAPDASRFSIAGQYEGNVPLDATFDLMPGDEVVFELNGTVAFDALDDIANVASINGVNTNEVRLEQGDSDIIAQKSTSTPTYKPGSTVKYEILIRNETTSNQIVAVEDLIGSYTVETADGTQQPALDSWTINAEILSDGNGATNIDELDALEGTSSPTISNNIELGAKTGDVYSLVQIQIEGVVRNDAVGKFTNNVSVDTKTYNLREKFIYPQPGELEVSKVTTSPAAIYHPGDTIGYDIEVKNIGDGYATDVLISDLWKTIRAEKAGASLPVRAFDSWSSAQVVSVEGTDPDLSKPISGSEVTGDSGYQIRYNIHPDHTVKLHVEGVVKDDLVGDITNVVEVSDSSGIQSANATYVAATADLTVEKTVDKSQYESGDTLTYTIKIENTTANWASDVAIKDLVNDIIATSITGTNVKAFETGTIFFNASSQTGETKLPSSTGEFLDGNLDIGPNDIVTITVEAELDPEVVGEVINQVEVTYNGTTKTAEATSTAKIPDLTFTKEPMVEFYSPNQAAGYILKIVNEGNSYANDINLKDEIGTLTVTTIDGSTNQAFLQWAVQYVKGSSLTTVDANSLVVDKDIDYNIDLAPNDTITLYVIGLVNAEATGDIVNQAILNHNSKDVTATATLKPRPGDIVLEKTTDERYYQPGEFSTFRVKVTNNGSGFAADVKVEDIISSLEVETSGGAMEPAFNDWTIVTTKGDPRTNIDTTPGPNGDISTNLDIAPGDTVEFAITGTVNSSAVANIVNTATVEFGGATSDATATLETLPEEVWIEKTAESPIYIPGEEAVFHVRVYNGTDGFDNDIELDDILSGIKATNIYGVNERAFESWTIETTNSDSRTTITPMPVDNQDIRSVIDIAPHDIVEFTITVKTNPLAASEITNTAIADLNGTMQRSSATIQPQSQGISIEKTADTEYYVPGTEATFRVKVKNEGTVSATGVDVKDIISDLKVVRLDGTTVEAFDSWRIDVNKSNPETDITNIPAVNADIDSTLTIAANDEVEFVITGLVNQYATGEIKNTASATFRGDTQEAAATLLAMPESVKLEKTVDDEFYRPGENVTYHVVLSNESGSFTEEIVLKDLVSELKVNTINDTEATAFTSWSMTSSYSDERTIVLPQIQGDNIDVNSRVILAPNDTLEIEITGVVNSDAMGEITNHAYAYDKSESDVLADDFATIKPLPIILSVTKVADKAEYTNDDDEITFTMTATNRGSADAESVNLLDEIDKLIGNNGNALFTTWKATITELKSGVVVSVDSDSNVDSNHTMKAYQGNEYEIVVTGEINQGIDDNFTNVFTAAASTGETASANVTIKVKKQAYNEGMLTVTKVASKSEASVGEVVEYEVTITNENDNPFTGVRLVDRYPGGFAYIPDSTEMVNSGPDGVFDTSDDVQITVEPTKTNQLFFEVGDMNIYGKGDSKTADAIRIRYLMRVSVGATFGVYTNTAWAEAPPAESFSAQNTTTNYVVKSNLASATVEVMPDKVFDTASIIGKVFEDHNGDGFQADATADDIYIDVDLAEGDYIPNSTFITQDGVETQLKDEKVKRKGQEVVMSSVDKGYEVDELYGLSRNRTLEHSNKVAFQFKTRTRQGFPFKVTTDNGTHIEFDKQGNAITKHKGDKKKGLSAENLDVVRNLYRDGDAYLWEIIVENKGLYEDGIPGVRLLTVEGIIIETDQYGRYHVPDQWVLNKKGKQFLVKVDTDSLPTGMKVISENPKVRRITPNKLTKFNFSIKSSGDD, from the coding sequence ATGTCTGGCTCGAATAAGGCATTCAGTAGTATCAATATTACTGATACTCATACCTTAGGAACGAATGCAGGAACTTATTCTTCGAGCAATAGCAACCTTAACGTTACAGGTGCGAATTTATTACCACTAGGACGCATTACTTATCAAATCGAAGCAACGGTTGCTGATGATGCCGCTGAAAACATTGTTCTTGGCAACACTGAGGTAAAAGGAACGGTTTCCGGCACAGAAACCACCTTTACGAACTCGACTACCATTACTTTTACGCCAGCCGAATACGATTACATTCTTGAAGCTTCTGTTAGTCCGTCAGAATACAACGTTGGCGGCACACTGACTTACTCTTTAAAGGCAACCAACAACGGTAGCTATGCGGTTAAAGGATTAGACATTGAGCAAAACTTTGCGTCTCTAACTGGGCAAAAGATCGATGGCTCGACTGGTGATGCATTTAGCAACGTTAGCATTAGTGCTGTCGCATCATCGGGTAGTAAGGCTGGTACCTTTGCGACAACGGGCGATTTATCTGTGGTAGATGCAGAGATTTCTGTTGGTGGTTACATTACTTACACCGTTGAAGCTACGGTTGCAACAGATTTAGTGTCCGATATTGATACCCAAGCAAGCTCAACGACTCGTGCAGGAACGGTCGACAGTAACGCGTTATCTACTCCTCCTGCTGACCCTGACGTTGAACTTGAACATACGCTGAACTCGACATCGCCGTATCTCATTAATGGTGAAGTTAATTTTGAATTGAAGGTGAGCAACAACGGTGGTGCGATTGCTCATAATTACCATGTAAAACAGAACATTAAAGATTTAGTTAGCCGCAATGGGTTAGCTAACGATTTATCTCCTTCTTACAACAACACCGATGTCGATGGGAACCCTTTCAGCACTTGGGATATCACGGTTTCAAGTATCGGCAGTAACTCACTTTCCGACTACCAAGGCAGTTCAAAAACGGATGTTGATTTTGACGATACAGTTTCGATCTATCCAAGAGAGTCGATCACCTATCAAATTAAAGCGACTTTAACCCCAATCACGATTGGCACTTTGCAAGGCTTTACTGCCTCAGTAACTGATGAATCTGGTTCACTAGTCGAAAGTGCCAGCATTTCAGACACGGTTGACGCTGAAAAAGTGCTGAGCGTGACGGACTCTGATATCTCTATCTCAAAGACCACGTCGGCCTCTGAGTATGTGCCAGGCGGTGAAATCGAGTACGAAATTACCGTTACGAATGGATCTTCAAAGTACTTCGCAAACAACCTGTTAGTACAAGACAATCTAACTTGTGTCATGACAGAACAAGCTGGTGGAGCTGGTGAAGGTCAAGCATTCGAAGAATGGAAAGTAGAAGTCATTTCTGGTGAAGATTCGATTGGTTCGGATCCGGGCTCCTTCGGTTATGGCTCTTGGTCATCTAGCCCAATCTCCCTTACGCCAGACATTGCTCCTGGTAAAACCATTAAGTACAAACTGACAGCAAAAACCAATGATACAAGCACAGGTTTGATCCTTGATGACGATCCGAGTTGCTCTAACGATAACGTCACAGAAGAAGGATCTGGTGTACAAACACCGGACGACAACTTACGAGCGAGTAAAGATGTAGACAGCCGTTTTTACTCTTCAGGTCAAACACTGACTTACACCATTACAGTGACCAACGACGGTGATGGCTTTGCAAACCAAGTGCAGGTTCTAGATGACCTTAACTCAGTAAAAACAACGGATATTAACGGCAAAGAAATCAATGCTTATTCGGATTGGACGATAACCGCAGAAGCATTCAAAGACGATGGAACACCAGCAACGGCATCAAATACTGGTATTACCGGAGAAGTAAAGTATCCTGACAATTTAAATGTTATTGCGACCCTTCAACCTCACTCTTATATCGAGTACACCATTGTTGCGGATACGAATCCTCTCGCAAATGGCCATATCTCGAATGAAGTGACTGTCGATGGATCGGTATATGCAGATCGAGGTTCAGACCCTCGTGATTTTGCGATTGAGCTTAATAAGCGAGTAAAAACTAACACAGATTCTGGTTTCCATGATGAACAGACGGCTTACTCTAAGCTCGATACTGAAGTCACTTATCAAATCAGTTTAAAAAATGCGAAGGAAAACGGCTACGCAACAAATGTTGCTGTGAAGGACACTTTATCGTCTATTTCCGCGAGCATACTGGAGCCCGACACGACATCCAAGCAAGTCTTCACGTCTTGGACAATAAGTGCAGAAATTATTTCGGATGACCCTCAATTAGATGGCAATCCCGCTTATACCGACGTGGGTACCTTTGCGTCGAATACGGATCTAGATACAACGGCACAAATCCCACCCAACGTTGAAGTTGTTTACACCATCGTGGCACAAATCGATCGTTCAAATGAAAGTGAGATTATTTACTCTCGATTTGACAATACTGTAGAAATTAAAACCCCAGACTCAACGGTGCAATCTTCAGCTTCCGATACGGTTATTGTTTACCCTCATGACCCGAAGGTTATTGTGGCTAAAACGACACCGGATGACGAGTTTATTCCAGGTCAGTGGGTAAACTTTAAAGTTACTATTGTTAATACGGGGGCTGGCTATGCCAATGAAGTGCGTGTTACCGATGATATTATTGGTTTGAATGCTTTCTCAGAATGGGAAATTACCTCTACCACGGATTCCAATGATACACCTTTTAAAACAGGTAGTTATGCAGGGTCTAAGTCGAATTACCCTGATAATGGCAATATCAATACGCGCATCGATATCGACCCTAAAGTGAATGGCGTAGAAGGTTATGTTGTCTATAACATTCGCGGAAAGGTAAAAGACGATTACGTTGAAGATGAGATCTCGAATACGGCGGAAATCTATGATCCATCGACGAACCTGAATCAATCCTCTTCTGCGGAAATCGGTGGCACTTCAAGTGAAAAGTTGAATGTTTCGATTCTGAAAACCGCTGACAAAGTTCGTTTTGTTCCAGGTGATGATGTTACCTATGAAATTCGGGTATTGAACAATGGTGCAAACATAGAAACAGGTTTAAAAGTTGTTGATTTGCTTACTGATATTCGAGCTGTTTTAGCGAACGACAAAGACAACCAATATGAAAACTACCCAGATCAGCCCCCATTCAAGTATTGGCAGTTTGATTACGATGATGGGGCCGGCTTCCAATCTCAAACCAAGGACGACTTTATTTATCCTCCGGGTGATGCGTCAAATACAATGACACTTGCTCCGGGAGAGTTGCGAACTTTCAAGATCAAAGCGCGAGTCGAAGACAATGTGGTTGGTTCTCAGGATTCAATGGGTAACTTGAACGACAAGATTGAAAACGATGCGTATGTCTATCGCGATTTTGGCTCTGTAACGGAAGAATCGCACCTTTCTCACCACGAAATGGAGCGTGCATACAATGGTGGAGATGTCGTACGAAAGCTGCTCGTTAATGGCGTAGAGTCACGTTTCTATTCACCGGGTGACACTCTTACCTATCAAGTTACGGTTTCTTCACAAACAGGTTATGTCAACGACCATGGTGTTAATGAGAATATTACTGGGGTAGCAACTCAGTTGCTTGATGGTTCGTTAGCAACACCATTCGACGCTGGTTTTACCGTGGATGTTTCTAAAGATGACGCGAATGGTGGCGATGGAACGACTGACGGTACATTAGATGGCACGGTTGAAGATAATAAAGATATCCTAACAACGATCGATGTTGCCGGTGGTGACTCTGTAACGTTCGAAGTAGAAGGTGTGGTGCGTGAAGATGCGACAGGCACTATCACAATTGGCGGTATTACCGTTATCCCAAATAGCTACCACCTTTCGTTTAGCAAAACTGTTGACCAATCGAGCTATGAGCCGGGTCAACCGCTGGTTTATCGGCTAACTATCGAAAACGATGGTAACGGTAACGCGTATAACATTCCTGTTATCGATAGGCTTTCTACGATTGATGTTGAACTTGTTGATGGCACAACGGATCAAGCGTTTGATGCTGGTTGGACTGTTGTTCCAAGTATTGTGAGTGGCAGTTCTGAGGCCATTTTTGATCTAGACGGTACAATCGCAGATAACGCTGATATTGATACCCATGCTTCGATTCCTGCAGGTACCAAGATTGAATACAAGGTTACTGCGAAAGTTAATGACAATGCAGTTGGCAACATTCTTAACTTATTGACGGTTGATGGCGACACGGTCAGTGCGGAGACTAAAGCGTCTGCCGAGAAGTACGATTTCTCTAAACACGTCGTCAAACTTTATGATCAAGATGGTTCTACCGAATTGACTGGTGGCTACACGCCAGGCGGTTATATCGAATATGAAATTTCGTTGAAGAACTTAAATAATGTTCACATCAATCAGATGCCAATCAAAGATGAAATCAGCAGTATTCAAACGGATTACTTTGTTGGTGGTAAAGGTCGAGCGTTTGATTCTTGGACTATTGTAAGTAGTGTTGACACTAGTGGCATCAGCAATGCGGGCTCTGTTAGTAACAACAGGGATATTGATACTAAATTCGACTTAGCAGCAAGCGGATTCGCGACTGGTGGAACCTTCGTAACGTATACGATAAAAGCAAAGATCAGTGAGCAAGCAGTCGGTCAAATCCTTAACGTAGCAGTTGTTGATAATAGTCATAACTTACCATCAGAACCTGTGGACATGTTGCCTGCGAATATCTCAAAGACGCACAAAGCTTACACAGACACAACATTGGCTACGCACAAAACGACTTACAACCATACCACTGATGGTGAGAAAATCGTTTACCACTTACGAGTTGAAAATAACGGTAAAGGCTTGGAATACAACAAGTCTCTACAAGAGCTGTTCTCTAAAGTAAAAGTTCGAGTCGCGCAAAATGCGGCTGGAGAGTCAGATTCACAGACTCTGCCTGCTTTTGATCAATATGGGTGGACGGTCACCGTAACGACATCAGGTGAAGCGACGACGCTTATTGATGGCTATACCGGTGGTCCGAGTTCTGACATCGATATATCAACACTCTCGATTGCTCCGGGCGGTTGGATTGACTTTGTGATGGAGTCACAGATTCGTCAGGATGCTCTTGATCAGATTGTTGTGAAGCCAAAATACAATGGTAGCAACTTTAGCTCAGCGAAAGTAACACCAGAAGACAGCAATCTGTCGGTGAGCAAAGAAATTGTCTCTATCGACGGTAAATCCTATGTCTCGGGTGACACTTACAAACCTGAAGATGAAGTCATCTACAAATTTACGGTCACCAATACGGAACCAGTATGGCGTGACCAAACGGTTATCCAAGATATCGTGTCTAATGTTCGTGTTGAAGTGATCGGTGGTACGACGAAATCTGCATTTTCAGAGACGAATATCTCTCATGTCTTTACCTCGACAGGTACGACGGGAACACAAGATACCTACATTGAATCTTACGATGCCACCGACGATTTAGACCTTTTGGTAGACATTGCGCCAGAGGAAGTCATTGAGTTTTCGGTGAAAGGTAAGATCCGCCCTGATGCCCTGGGTGATATCGATGGCAATACAGGTAAAGCAGGCAATCAAAGCGACACTACCGATGTGATTCCGCCTGTAGTTCCTGTCCTTTCGTTTAGTAAACAGGTCTTCAATACGACATCGGATACTAATATTTGTACTTTCCCTTCTGATGATGGGGTTGGGTGTCACTATAACCCTAGTGGTCAAGTACAGTATCGTATTACTGTGAAAAACGAAGGTGAGAGTATTGCCAATGACGTTGCGATTATCGATAAGTTAAATGAAATCTATACGGAAGCGGTAACTCCCACATTAGCGTTTTCTGACTATAGCTCTGCTATCGTGTCTGCCCCAGACGCTTCACGTTTCTCAATCGCTGGTCAATACGAGGGAAATGTTCCTCTTGATGCGACATTTGACTTAATGCCCGGCGATGAAGTCGTTTTCGAATTAAATGGTACGGTTGCTTTTGATGCACTTGACGACATCGCCAACGTTGCATCGATCAATGGTGTTAATACTAATGAGGTCAGACTTGAGCAGGGTGATTCAGACATAATTGCTCAAAAATCTACAAGCACCCCAACGTACAAGCCGGGTTCAACGGTTAAGTATGAAATCTTGATCCGAAACGAAACAACGAGTAACCAAATAGTCGCCGTTGAAGATTTAATTGGTAGTTACACAGTTGAAACTGCAGACGGTACGCAACAACCTGCATTGGATTCTTGGACTATAAACGCAGAAATCCTCAGTGATGGTAATGGTGCAACAAACATTGATGAGTTAGACGCGCTGGAAGGTACCTCAAGCCCTACAATAAGCAATAACATTGAACTGGGCGCTAAAACTGGTGATGTGTACTCTTTAGTTCAAATTCAGATTGAAGGTGTAGTTCGCAATGATGCGGTAGGTAAATTTACTAACAACGTAAGTGTAGATACGAAAACATACAACTTACGTGAAAAGTTCATCTATCCACAACCTGGTGAGTTAGAGGTATCCAAAGTCACGACAAGTCCGGCGGCTATTTACCACCCTGGTGATACCATCGGTTATGACATAGAAGTGAAAAACATCGGCGATGGTTATGCAACCGATGTATTGATTTCAGACCTGTGGAAAACGATTCGTGCTGAAAAAGCAGGCGCATCACTGCCTGTGCGTGCGTTTGATTCTTGGTCTAGTGCTCAAGTTGTGAGTGTTGAAGGTACTGACCCTGATTTAAGTAAGCCGATTTCTGGTTCCGAGGTTACGGGTGATAGCGGTTATCAAATTCGTTATAACATCCACCCAGATCATACCGTGAAGCTTCACGTGGAAGGTGTCGTAAAAGATGACCTTGTTGGCGATATTACTAACGTGGTTGAAGTGAGCGACTCAAGTGGTATTCAGTCTGCAAACGCAACTTATGTGGCTGCGACCGCTGACCTGACTGTTGAAAAAACGGTAGATAAGAGCCAATACGAATCAGGCGATACACTGACTTACACCATCAAAATCGAAAACACGACGGCGAACTGGGCAAGCGATGTTGCGATCAAAGATTTGGTGAACGACATTATCGCGACCAGTATTACTGGTACCAATGTGAAAGCATTTGAAACTGGTACCATCTTCTTTAATGCTTCTTCGCAAACGGGTGAAACCAAGCTCCCATCGTCAACCGGTGAGTTTTTGGATGGCAATTTAGATATTGGTCCAAATGATATTGTGACAATTACTGTCGAAGCTGAACTTGATCCAGAAGTGGTGGGCGAGGTTATTAACCAAGTCGAAGTGACTTATAACGGCACAACGAAGACCGCAGAAGCGACCAGTACCGCTAAGATTCCAGATTTGACCTTTACCAAAGAGCCGATGGTTGAGTTTTACAGTCCTAACCAAGCGGCAGGTTACATATTAAAGATCGTTAATGAAGGGAATAGTTACGCGAACGACATCAATTTAAAAGATGAAATTGGTACACTAACAGTCACGACTATTGATGGTTCTACCAATCAGGCATTCCTGCAATGGGCCGTTCAATATGTCAAGGGCAGTTCGCTGACCACTGTAGATGCGAACTCATTGGTTGTGGATAAGGACATTGATTACAACATTGACCTTGCACCGAATGACACCATCACCCTCTACGTTATTGGTTTAGTCAACGCTGAAGCGACGGGCGACATCGTTAACCAAGCGATATTGAACCACAACAGTAAAGACGTGACGGCAACAGCGACGTTGAAGCCACGTCCCGGTGATATCGTACTGGAGAAAACCACCGATGAGCGTTATTACCAGCCGGGCGAGTTCTCGACCTTCCGTGTCAAAGTAACTAACAATGGTTCGGGCTTCGCCGCTGATGTCAAAGTTGAAGACATCATTTCTTCTCTCGAAGTCGAAACCTCTGGCGGTGCGATGGAGCCTGCGTTTAATGACTGGACGATTGTGACGACGAAAGGGGACCCTCGAACTAACATCGACACTACTCCAGGGCCAAATGGTGATATCTCTACAAACCTCGATATCGCCCCAGGGGATACGGTTGAGTTTGCGATTACTGGCACAGTAAACAGCAGTGCGGTTGCAAACATTGTTAATACCGCAACCGTCGAGTTTGGTGGCGCAACTTCAGATGCCACGGCAACGTTAGAAACCTTGCCGGAAGAAGTGTGGATAGAAAAAACGGCTGAATCACCAATCTACATTCCGGGCGAAGAAGCCGTATTCCATGTTCGTGTCTATAACGGTACCGATGGTTTTGATAACGATATTGAACTCGACGATATCTTGTCGGGCATTAAGGCGACCAACATCTACGGTGTAAATGAACGTGCGTTTGAGAGTTGGACGATTGAGACCACCAACAGTGACAGTCGAACTACCATCACACCGATGCCTGTCGATAACCAAGACATTCGCTCTGTTATTGATATTGCGCCACACGACATTGTTGAATTCACGATTACCGTGAAAACCAACCCGTTAGCTGCGAGTGAAATTACGAATACTGCTATCGCAGACTTGAATGGCACCATGCAACGGTCGAGCGCGACCATTCAACCACAGTCACAAGGCATCTCAATCGAGAAAACCGCAGATACGGAGTACTACGTACCAGGCACTGAAGCGACATTCCGCGTTAAGGTGAAGAACGAGGGTACTGTTTCAGCAACAGGCGTGGATGTAAAAGACATCATCAGCGATCTTAAAGTCGTGCGCTTGGATGGTACGACAGTGGAAGCCTTCGACTCTTGGCGTATCGACGTTAACAAGAGCAACCCAGAGACAGATATCACCAATATTCCAGCTGTGAATGCTGACATTGATTCGACGCTGACGATTGCTGCTAATGATGAAGTGGAATTCGTGATTACTGGTCTCGTGAATCAATACGCGACGGGTGAGATTAAAAACACAGCAAGCGCTACTTTCCGAGGTGACACTCAAGAGGCTGCAGCGACACTCTTAGCAATGCCAGAGTCGGTCAAGCTAGAGAAAACCGTGGATGACGAGTTCTATCGTCCGGGTGAAAACGTGACTTACCACGTGGTATTGAGCAATGAATCAGGTTCATTTACTGAAGAGATTGTGCTTAAAGACTTAGTGTCAGAGTTGAAAGTGAACACCATCAACGACACAGAAGCGACGGCGTTTACCTCTTGGAGTATGACCAGTTCTTACAGTGATGAACGCACTATCGTTTTACCTCAAATTCAAGGCGACAATATTGACGTTAATAGCCGCGTGATCCTTGCGCCAAACGATACGTTGGAAATTGAAATCACTGGTGTGGTGAATAGCGATGCGATGGGTGAAATTACCAACCACGCGTATGCCTACGACAAGTCAGAAAGTGATGTACTGGCGGATGACTTTGCAACCATCAAGCCACTGCCAATCATCCTATCCGTGACTAAGGTGGCGGATAAAGCGGAATACACCAACGACGACGATGAAATTACCTTCACGATGACCGCGACGAACCGAGGTTCTGCGGATGCGGAAAGCGTTAATCTGTTGGATGAGATCGACAAGCTGATTGGTAACAACGGTAATGCGCTGTTCACAACATGGAAGGCGACGATCACTGAACTTAAGTCGGGTGTTGTAGTTTCCGTCGATTCTGACAGCAATGTGGATTCCAACCACACCATGAAAGCGTACCAAGGCAATGAGTATGAAATCGTGGTGACGGGTGAAATTAACCAAGGCATCGATGACAACTTCACTAACGTCTTCACCGCAGCTGCATCAACGGGTGAAACGGCTTCGGCTAACGTTACCATCAAGGTCAAGAAGCAAGCTTATAACGAAGGCATGCTTACGGTAACCAAGGTGGCGAGTAAGTCTGAAGCAAGCGTAGGTGAAGTTGTAGAATACGAAGTGACGATCACCAACGAAAACGACAACCCATTTACGGGCGTTCGTTTGGTGGACCGTTATCCAGGTGGTTTTGCTTATATCCCAGATTCGACTGAGATGGTGAACAGCGGTCCTGACGGCGTATTCGATACCTCAGATGATGTTCAGATTACTGTCGAGCCAACGAAGACCAACCAATTGTTTTTTGAAGTAGGTGATATGAACATCTACGGCAAAGGTGATTCGAAAACTGCAGATGCAATTCGTATTCGTTACTTAATGCGCGTTAGCGTGGGCGCAACATTCGGCGTCTACACCAACACGGCATGGGCTGAAGCACCGCCAGCAGAAAGCTTCTCTGCACAAAACACGACGACCAATTATGTTGTGAAATCGAACCTAGCGAGTGCAACAGTAGAAGTGATGCCAGACAAAGTCTTCGATACCGCTTCCATCATCGGTAAGGTTTTCGAAGACCACAATGGTGATGGCTTCCAAGCAGATGCAACAGCAGATGATATCTACATTGATGTCGACCTGGCCGAAGGTGACTACATTCCGAATTCTACTTTCATCACTCAAGATGGCGTGGAGACTCAGTTGAAAGACGAGAAGGTGAAGCGGAAAGGTCAAGAGGTGGTGATGTCGAGTGTTGATAAAGGCTACGAAGTGGATGAATTGTATGGTTTATCTCGTAACCGCACGCTTGAACACAGCAACAAAGTGGCATTCCAATTCAAAACTCGAACTCGCCAAGGCTTCCCTTTCAAGGTGACCACGGATAACGGCACGCACATCGAGTTCGACAAGCAAGGTAATGCGATAACCAAGCACAAAGGAGATAAGAAAAAAGGTCTGTCCGCAGAGAATCTCGATGTAGTAAGAAACCTCTACCGTGATGGGGATGCGTACCTGTGGGAAATCATCGTAGAGAACAAAGGGCTTTATGAAGATGGTATTCCAGGCGTTCGATTGTTGACCGTCGAAGGCATCATCATCGAGACAGACCAATATGGTCGATACCACGTTCCAGATCAGTGGGTGTTGAATAAGAAAGGTAAGCAGTTCTTGGTCAAAGTGGACACAGACTCGCTACCAACCGGCATGAAGGTCATCAGTGAGAACCCGAAAGTACGCCGAATCACACCGAACAAACTGACGAAATTTAACTTCAGCATCAAAAGCAGTGGGGATGATTAA